The Castor canadensis chromosome X, mCasCan1.hap1v2, whole genome shotgun sequence genome includes a region encoding these proteins:
- the LOC141419928 gene encoding melanoma antigen preferentially expressed in tumors-like, protein MDQTEIPTLLDLAIQNLMVNEPVLIHALEEIPRELFIPLFIAAFSGERKNILKAIVSTWPFRCLHVGTLRVQEPHCEVLEAMIDGLQILPVQNSSTRAPKLRVLDLRQDADCRTTCTDISSKFPFCFQSCIYSQQSILKIQEACNNIANSESQPQSSRKPMELFVDLYFDGTLRSRKFLSVLLNKVEQSFGSLHLCCRDLQISKTSDYKSTLKFLDLVCTDHLGIDQAYLSEVSTLLAQMIHLDSLSLSRIIFRSCKGKNFRNFLTHFGQMDNLEELSLSFFSIRDQLNKLLRVLPPELDFLYLTFCELSHKDFISLSQSLQANHLKLLNLSNTQISWEYSEPFVTLLENLSGTLQHLEIDSCLITDSTLSAVIPTLSRCSHLRVLSFASNPITMPVLKHLLQQLTPLMELKYVIYPVPVHCYEQWNSHDTLNQQKLAEVKAQLKGMLQAAQREDMNWTMCSE, encoded by the exons ATGGACCAAACGGAGATACCCACACTGCTGGACCTCGCTATACAGAATCTGATGGTTAATGAGCCTGTATTAATCCATGCCCTTGAGGAGATCCCAAGAGAGCTCTTTATTCCATTGTTCATTGCTGCCTTCTCTGGTGAACGTAAGAACATACTGAAGGCAATAGTGAGTACTTGGCCCTTTCGCTGTCTCCATGTTGGGACACTGAGAGTACAGGAGCCACACTGTGAAGTTTTAGAAGCCATGATTGATGGTCTTCAGATCCTTCCTGTCCAGAACTCTTCTACTCG GGCTCCCAAACTGAGGGTTCTAGATTTAAGGCAGGATGCAGACTGCAGGACCACATGTACTGACATCTCAAGCAAATTCCCTTTCTGCTTTCAGTCCTGTATTTACTCCCAGCAGTCTATCTTAAAAATTCAAGAAGCCTGTAACAATATTGCAAATTCAGAGTCTCAGCCTCAGTCATCCAGGAAGCCTATGGAATTATTTGTAGACCTTTACTTCGATGGTACCTTGAGATCAAGGAAATTTCTTTCTGTGCTTCTGAATAAAGTTGAGCAGAGCTTTGGATCCTTGCACCTCTGCTGTAGAGATTTGCAAATTAGTAAAACATCTGACTACAAAAGTACCCTAAAGTTTCTGGATCTGGTATGCACTGATCACCTGGGAATTGATCAGGCTTATCTGAGTGAAGTCTCCACTCTTTTGGCTCAGATGATCCACCTGGATAGCCTTAGTCTGTCTAGAATCATTTTTAGATCTTGTAAAGGGAAAAACTTTAGAAATTTTCTCACCCATTTTGGGCAGATGGACAACCTCGAGGAGCTCAGCTTATCTTTCTTCTCCATCAGAGACCAGCTAAACAAACTGCTCAG AGTCCTGCCACCTGAATTGGATTTCCTGTATCTGACTTTCTGTGAACTTTCTCACAAAGACTTCATTTCCTTGTCCCAGAGCCTTCAGGCAAACCACTTAAAGCTGTTGAATCTCAGTAACACTCAGATATCTTGGGAATATTCTGAGCCATTTGTGACTCTTCTGGAGAATCTCTCAGGTACCCTGCAACATCTAGAGATAGATAGTTGCCTTATAACAGATTCTACTCTTTCTGCTGTCATTCCAACCCTAAGCCGTTGTTCCCACCTCCGTGTCCTTAGCTTTGCCTCTAATCCCATTACCATGCCTGTTCTCAAGCATCTTTTACAGCAGTTAACACCTTTGATGGAGCTGAAGTATGTAATTTATCCTGTACCTGTACACTGCTATGAGCAATGGAATTCTCATGACACTTTAAACCAGCAGAAGCTTGCTGAAGTGAAAGCACAATTGAAGGGGATGCTACAGGCAGCACAGCGGGAAGACATGAACTGGACCATGTGTTCTGAATGA